acatgatTATACAAACTAAAACACTTGATCGTCACACACATCTGGGAGATAAGGGATCAGTAGAGTCATTAAACAGTCAACTCCCAAGTGTTACCAAACAGGATGCTCTAGATCCAGCAGCAACAAAGCTTTTCTGACTATTTCAGCAGTGAAGAAGCTCAACAGTTTGCTGCTGGTTTGCATCAGGAAATGCCTGCTTGTGTAAAAGGTTTACGGTCTTCCCATTTCTGGAAGAGATAAATCAATTGTGGCTCCAATTTAAATACCCTGTTTGGACAGAGTTAATCACTAACTTGATGGCTGTGATCACAGTAGCTTCCTTTGTTTTAACAAAACTGAATCAGTAACCAGCATGGACATCCAGACCAGGCCCCTCACGAAAGGTTTGGTGACTGTCAAGTCAAGTCTACCCAGTACTGACATGTTGAAGTTTAAACCAAGGTAAGATCCTGTAGCTACAATGTAGCATGGAGCTGTAGACGTTGCAACACCCGAGGTGAGAATAAAAGCAATGCTGCTCAACCGGCTGGTACTGTACTCGGAGTGAGGAAAACACAGTCCCACATCGCAACTAAGACACCATCACCAGAAATGCTaattaagaaaaacaagaagttcCTGCTTTATATTGTTTGagaaaatccacaaaaaactcTGTGGGTCATGCCTAATAAATATGTTAGTACATCTTGTATAAACATAATGTTTGTCTCCACCtgtcggagtgtgtgtgtgtgtgtgtgtgtgagcgactACCAAAAGCATGGATGTGTGTCTCCCTCACCTGTCCCTCCAGCATGTCTCCTCTTAGGATGCCCGGCggcctctcctctgtgctgttggTGCGCCGGATAGATAAACTGTGAGCCTTACGCTTCTGCTTGGGGTGACGGGCAGCCGAGGCAGAGCCGCTGCTGCTTCCGCCCTCCACAGGCATCCCTCCTACCGCGTGGGTGGCCCTGCCCCCCGCCCCCTGCTCACCTATCACCTGAGAACCAGGTAAACACAGGCCAGGCTGGCTTGCTCTCTAGATAGCCACTGGTTGAATTTGGCTGCTCTGCTGCCACCAACTGcctgcaggataaaaaaaaaaaaaaagaagaagaaaaaaaaagaaaaatagtagGAAGTGGAGTTCAGGTTCATAGTCATTGAAGGAACTGCTCAAGTTGAAACGTAGAGAGACAAACTAATAAATGTAGAGACAGGCctattcatattttttcagtgCTTGTTGGTGCTGTCTGCTGctcaaaaaacatcattcaagACTCCATTGAACAGTCCTACCAATTAAATTAGGGTTAAAAGTTTAATCTAACTTTAGTGACTACCACCCATAATGCTTCTGAAAGACGACGCTGGTAATAAAAGCAAAGAAGCGTTCAAGTTTGGACATTCAGTAAAAGAATATAAAACCGTTCCGTGGTAAGCTGTGTCACGTACATTTAGTCGGTGAAGCCTCACAGGATTCACCTGCTGTAATATGCCCGTGTGTGTCATGACGCGTTCAGGCATTAAATTCACATTACTGTTTATGAAGTTCAGCCTCCAGGCCTTCCTTGCCATGGGAACGACATTCATTTTTGGACTTTTGAGGTTCCTGCCGTCATTTTTGATGGCGTAGTTCAGTAACTAACGTCAGGGGCAGCTCGCAAATCAGTGTCACCTGGCGTCACAGTCGACTACGGGCTTAACGCCGATAGCAGATGTAACGTTGAGATATGCGCCAGGACAAAACACGTGTATTTAATTAACGTCATCTACCTATAGCAACATAACGTGACAAATTACGCGTGCACACTTAACATTCGCCGTTAGTTCGGTGAGTTGTGCCCCATCACCGAAATGATTCCTAGTTAAGCGCCACAGGAAGGTCACTCACCGCTGTCACTGCCTCGGATTCATACTTGGCTCTGAGGTCTAGAGATCAGCTAACGTTACAGGCAAGTGCAAGCTAGCTGCCACATAGCTTATCACCTTCATTGCGGAAGCTAATGCTACAAAGCAGCTTCAGAGAAGGGCGATATAAAATGATGTGAacaggtcagtttatttatctCGACATGCAGTTCGCGTACGACTTTGCCGGTGGTCGGCAATGACACGttaatatttcacagttttcacaaTTTCAATCCAATTTTTTTGACACATCACGCATTTTATTGGTACACCGACTTCCGCAtcatgtggtttgtgtttgcacTTTCTAAGCCAATGGGCTGTCACACCCACACTAGCACGGCCAATGAAAACGCGTGACCTCAGAGGGAGGGAGTAAAGGCTAGGTTGTTCGGCCACAGCACTCAGCTCTAAAATCTCGTcgtaaacaaagtcaaaatacGTCGTTTATCTACTTGAAACTGCAGATTATTTTGTAAGTAACTGAATGTTTCATCCATTTCCCTGTACACTTTATACGTAGCAGACAATGCATACTTATATATCCAGTTGTCAGGCCTGGGTGGTGCGGGTTGTTCTGTGCAGTGGTCTGATGGCGTGTTGACAGTGAGTGTTAAGAGGAAAACACGCGATGGATACTGGAACCGGACTATAAGCGCGATCATTAACActccatgcttttattttaatgcatcAGTGATGGCcaataatatattaatatagaCAACAGTAGATCACTCCCAGGAGTCACTTTACTGCATTAAATACTTACTTTTTATACATGAAGTAGACTTTGTTGGTAACCGTACATACTCTTACTAGAGTTTACTTGTAGCATAAAGTAAATGTAGTCTTGTAGTCAAACATGATAAGTCTCTCATCACAAAATAGTGTTTCTTAATTGTGAAGCTGATGGAAATCAATGGTTGGTTGcaaagcaataaaaagaaaTTGATGGCAAACGAGATGGGTTACTTTGTTAGAAATTATTCCAGTGCTTCAACAATTTGGAAGTTAATTCAACTATTAACTGGAAAAAATGTGACCACAATCTGGATAAGTTAACTCATTTATCAAGTGAAATTTGTATGACAATTgtatgtcatttcttttttttgctttttttttcaccaatttAAAGTGAATACCCGGGAGTTAATGAATGTTCATGGAACAGAACAACCGATTTGAAGATGGTACTTGGGAGTCTGGGAGCATATgcttttttgcctttattttttttccttttacattaTCTTTCTAGATCATTCAATGAACTAAAACAAATTTGattaactgtgcagccctaAGGGATGGAAGCAAACTTAATAATTACGGTCCTAAAGTGTACAGTAAAACATATGTGTAAGGGTTTAAAGGTGTACTGTGTAGTTTGGGCAAAGAAATTTTAATCTTTTGATCTGATTTTCATTGACTGCTctatttggcggaccctgccacctttcaagctcCAGACAGTGCTCTGggggactttatttttattcagatatgggaaaaataaatatatttgagtTTGCATTTTTACCTCAATAAGATTATtcatattaaaattcagagtttgctTTTTCTAAAACTATATAGTGCCCCTTTGATGGTATTAAAGCACCGCAGGCTTTCAGTCCCCAGGTATCCTCCGAGCCGGACTGCACGGACTCTTGTCCGGTTCTTACCAACACCCACACCCTCAGTCCTTGTGATTGGTTTCCTGTTTTGGTCAGGCGATGGTGCGGGCTGTGTGGGCGGTGCTGCGGATGGTGTCCTGCGAGGGAGCGTCCGTGCTGAAATCAAACGTACCtggaagagctgctgctgctgcaacacgGCTCAGAAACAACCGCTCAGCCGTTACAGACTGCCGCAGAACTATATTCAGGTGAGACATGGCTCCCCGGGTCTCTGAGCACGCTACAAGGCATGGCTTGAGGTTAAAGACAGGAAAGCCAGACGTAAGCCTACTGACCATAAGCTGAGTGTTGTCTGTGCTATTGATAGCTGAACGGTAGTGAGGGCTGTCTCATACTGAACGGTAGTCAAGTTAAATtctatatataaacaaaaaaagtcttcttCTTGCTGTGGCTTTGCGTCTCGGTTGAAGTACGCACTTTCAGAATAGCCCGAAGCCTGAACATATTCTCTTTAATTCGGCATACAGCAGCTAAGGCAAGCTGCAGCTAACGCTTTATTAATGTAACATGCTAACGTTGTAAACTTTGGAGCCAGGCTGTGGCATCAAGTGGAACACATCACAATAAGCAATGAAACTAATAACTCATTAACAGTAGTCTAGATGAACTTTTgacagttatttgtttttgccATGTATTAAGGAAAGACAGCTAATCAGAaggctggattttttttgtcattatacTTTGATATCTGTGGGTTTTTAACTTTTGgatacacaaaaacagcaaattgaAGTAGGGGTCCACTGATGAGCCTTTTCAGGACCAGTGCCGATTATTAttaatcaaggagactgaaaactgaaaaattaaaGTACAATTTATTCAAGTACTGTTCTCAAGTAAAAGTTTTTAGGTACTCTACTTTTTTACTGCAAGTATTTCCATTATTTGCCACTTTATATCCACTTCATTATTTGATGCATTTAATTACTAAttattttgcagattcagaATGTTCTTTGTTTACAGGATATAGTTATTGTTACATGTTACCAATCCCATATTGTTGTTGATGgtaagtttattttatttgcaatctgacagaaactcCGATATAAATAATCTTAGAATGCAGACTGTAGGACTTGATAATCATCCAGAGCCGATAATCAAGCTACCCCTAATTTGAAGACATCCGTCCTGGCACTAAGAACTTTTGTGGGCattttgcaacattttctgattttgttctgattgtaataatgtttaatttttgcacTGACATGGTCAGTTAACACAGATGGCCAACTTCAGGGTCCTTCACACTTGGCCTCCTGAATGTAAGGAGGCTTTGAGTCCGGAGGTTAAGACAGAAGGCAGATATGTTATCGACCAAGATTAAACCACATCTTTTTGCCTCTTCCTTGGTAGTGTGATTATATGTGACTCTGTATGAGAAAGTAGACATTTTTCCACATCAGCTGTTGTCATGTTAACTGTAATGTGTTAGTAAAATTATCATAAAACTCAATGTGTACTTACTGGCTTTCTCTAGAGTTTTTAACAGCATCTCACAGCCGTCCTCAGCAGGTCGACTATGCTCTTCATCTTCAAAAGAGCAGAGCTTCCGTTTCGATGTCAGTCCACACTAAACTATCCACTGTTTTCTGCCTGTATACCCTGCCACAGTGAAGCCAGACACCTGCAGTCTGCGATCAGAATGCCTGAGATAACCACAGACCACCTTGACGAGAAGCAGGTTAAGCTTCTGGCCGAGATGTGCATCCTCATCGATGAGGACGACCACAAGATTGGAGCAGACACAAAGAAGAACTGCCACCTCAACTCCAACATCGACAAAGGTACCCGGCGTCTACCATGCTAATCTGTCATGCCTTTAGTAGACAGATTTGTACTTATGGTAAAtcatcttctgttttctttgtaccAGGTTTACTACACAGAGCCTTCAGTGTCTTCATCTTCAACAGTGAAGAGAAGCTGCTCTTACAACAGCGATCAGACGCCAAAATCACTTTTCCAGGTTGGTGACAAATCCTTGACCTGTTTCTATTCCTCCTACCACTCTTGTGATCCACTACGGTACAATTAGTGACACACGTACCTTAACAAACTTTGTTGCATGTATTATTTCGTGGACCAAGTATAAGACAACATTCCAGGCAGCGTCCAGGGCTGCCCAACCTGTGATCTGTACAGGACACTGGACAATGTAATCAAGCTAGCATATGTCACATTTACTTTTACAGGGATTCAGCCATTTTAAGCTGGTGACAATATTTTTCAGTGGCACTGTCGCTGCATCCTTGATTTAGCTCAGATGAATATGATTGTGATTGCTTTAAAGACATGCAAAGCCAGAGCTTTCTACAGTGCTGTGGACATTAGACTGGCTATGCAAGAGTGGACCAAAATGATTTTGATCAGTCGGTTACTTATGTCCTCCGTTACGCAAATAAACAATCTTCTTCAAGGTTGACTATTTTCAGGTTATGTCTGTCTTTGGGTCAGACAAAACCAGCAATTTAAGTAAGTCCCAGTGGATACTGGGAACTTGTTTTTGGAAAACACTATTATTGCATTTATTGGCAATTTGTTTAAccacctctgtctgtctgtctgtgtgtgtgcgtgttcagGCTGTTTCACAAATACATGCTGCAGTCATCCTCTACACACAGAAagtgagctggaggagaaggatgcAATAGGAGTGAGGAGAGCAGCCCAGAGGAGACTCAAGGCTGAATTGGGTATCCCCATGGAACAggtatactgtgtgtgtgtgtgtccgtgtgggtgtgtgtttgtttgtcatggTCCTGCTTTCAGCATTAAGACTGCAAAGAATCTTTCCTTCTGTCTGATCTCGTCTTCATTCCCGCCGCTCCTCAGGTGACACCTGATGAAATGACGTACCTAACAAGGATCCACTACAAAGCACAGTCAGATGGTGTGTGGGGGGAGCACGAGATCGACTACATCCTCTTCATGCAGAAGGTAgcactgtcatgtctgtttgACTTGGAGTTGAGTTTCACTAGGATACATAGGCTGTCTGTCCGGCTACCATTTTTCTGTCAATACATTCAAGTGACAAAGCAAAACATCAGTTGTTCTGAAAGCCAAATACCAGCCATCATTGAAATGACATCTCCTGACTTGTTTTGTTCAACAGGTGGATGTATGCCATCTAGCGCTGCCATTTAGTTTGTTCGGATTTCAAAGAACTATAGCTTTAGAAACagattacaaatgtttttttgggcAGATGATggaatattttttcatttagatgAGTTTTGAAAATCCTGGCAGAATAGTATTTGTTGTTAATTAGTCTGGGATTTTAAATGATAAACACgcatttatatttcagaaaACTGTATGCTTAAAGCTGCACTGCCTGTGACAAGCTGTAAACATAACACTGACATATCACTTTTCAAGCTGATCTGGTGAACTTGAAAGCAAACAGTTGCTTATTCACACATTCAGCTGATAGGGAGGGACATTACCATGACTTGGAGCAGTGTTTGTGCTCACCTGACAAATCTAAAGCTCTGGTCACACAGGACTAGTATTGTCTGGGGACTGATTATTGCAAAGGTTGTTTGTGATCTTATTCCTGTGCAAATCTGCCATGTCCGTAATTTAAGTAAACCTACCACATTTATCCtccatatttcaccaaacacagagtaaatgtgataatattagtccTGTGTTAATAGGTATCACTTTGGTTTGGGGTCATATTTTATTTGACGTCTGTTTTCTTTAGTCAGGCAACTGAATAATTTGATCGCAGCTCATAAGATGTTGAGCAGCGTCAGCAGCTGTGCTGTCAGATGGGCTATATTCAGGTTAAGAACAACCAAAGTTTATCATAATCAAGCTCAGGTAAAAAGCCTCCTTGACTTGATCTGAATGAGCTTCACATATTTTATTAATGCTTTTAACACATGCAGAAAATGGTCAGAACAACTACAATGTGATACTAGtcctgtgtgaaaagggcttaAGTCCAATATTTagtctcttttagctctgtttttggtctccactaTCAGAATTAGCTCCTTAGCTGCCAAAGTCTCCAGAGTTCAACATTTCTAACTTTGTCTTAAAAACAATGACGTTGtagaacagaaaatgaaaaatggtgAGTTAAAAGACACTAAGTGCTCTATAgagctgacagaaacaaaatgtaaaatactgatTATGCCtgctttaactttaacttttagTTTCAACCAAATAGTTATTCTGCATTAAAACTTCAATAAAGCTGGACTGAAAGACAGAACAGAGCCACAGTTGTCATGGATCCCTGCAGTGGTAGCTGACACTTGATTAACATAGTACTGTATCAGTGTTATTAGCACCCTGTCCACTACTGATAGAATGTCATGAGGTGATAATTTATCTGTGCATATGattaaaacacaatcacaaaatCCAATATAGTTATATCTTGATAAAGCTTAACACTTACACCAGTGTGTATTTGGATTGTAATTACCTTTGTACCTGCATCATGTGTCAGCCTTATATACTCTTGTCTTTGTTATGTCTCTCCAAAGAACGTGGAGTTGAGTCCAGACCCCAATGAGATCAAAAGCCACTGTTACGTGAgcaaggaggagctgaaggagatgCTGGAGAAGGCCAAGCGCAAGGAGCTGGAGATCACACCCTGGTTCAGCCTCATCGCAGAGACCTTCCTCTTCAAGTGGTGGGACAACCTGCAGAACCTCAAGCAGTTCATGGATCACAACAACATCCACCGCATGTAACCGCAAACCAGGATCAGGTTCCAGCTCCAGTTATTTCAATCCTTGGGTTGTACTTGCCTGACACGAGCACAACTGAGCTGCTAGAAACCTCTCTGATGTCGAGTAACAAGCATCACCAGCTACTTTTGTCAAGGTAGTAGTAAAAGTACAACCTCTACATGCTGAGAATGTTTAAGTCTTGCTTGAGAGGTTAACAGTAGGTTTATAGCTCCGAGGTGCAATCATCTACACAAAAGACGCAGATAGAGCTGGTAGGCTGATGCTTGTCATtatttaagaaaacacaaacatctgttaGTCAATTCTGATAAGCTGCACACTGGATTTACTGACTGAACAGAAGTCATTTAGCATGTTATTATAAGGTAGAAAACTGAAGAGAATAGcctatttttatataaaaactcAAAGTGCCTGAGGACAGGTCATTAGGTTTGAGATGAATAGTGTCTCCACATACAGTTTTGATGAACGATCACACTGTATATTGTTGACAATGATATCTGTGAATAAGCTGTATCTTTGTACTCTTTTTCCAcaataaagtgtttgtttgtggtcatTGGCAGTCATTTTTTTGCATCCAAAGGATGTTtggtcaaaatgtaaaaaaaactcttgagACCATATTGTCAGGCAGAGGTGGTTCCACAGATGAGAAAATATAGTTTTCACATGTTTAGTTATCTGAGAATAAAAGGATTTAACAATTACTTCTTAATTACATTTCCATTAAAAGGCTAAATCTCTATAGTAGGATATTACCATTAATATCTCAAATGTTAAGTTCCATCATGGGTCACACAGATGTGCAGAAGGCTGTTCTTCACTCGGCCTTCCAGTAGGTGGCAACCAAAgctcacattttcacaatttgagAGAAGTATTACAACTGgatgtacatacatacatacatacatgatacatacatatttttttatgtattataATCATCGATATATTGATATGCTGCGAATGTCCCATGGGCTACAAAGAAGTGAATTTGACCATGTATTGTATTGATAGGAGGTGCTTTATTGGCAAGCTTGATGCACTTGAGGCACATTATCCTTTTCAGCTAGAGCACTAAAGCTATTACACGTGATACATAAGAACATGTTTATTCTAGCTTTCATTGTACAACCATataaaaataactgacaaaTCCCAATGGAATTAGACGTACATGTCCTAAAAATATGAATGGACAGAACTGCATCTAGTGTCTATAATGACATgttaatgatacatttttttagacTATTTCTATAGCACTTTTCTTAACAGAGTTTAATACTGATAAACATTGATATATGAGGTCAGTTTACCAAACTGGGATGAAACCTTGAttaaatcaaaagtaaaacaaaataaaaaggttgGCAAAGTAACCAATGTAACTGGCACGCTGGTTGACAGTACATTCCCAAACATACTAGGGGTGATGAGACTGGCACAATACAACCAAAGCTATCATGAACAAAGAAAACTAATTTCCAGTTGTTGTCACGATATTTCTGATTCATATTCAAGGTGTAAATAGCTCTGGGTGTACAATGGTTTATAACCTACACGCAGAGTTTGgcatttcatttgtaaaatacaaaaatcttaGGGTCTTTTTAGTACATAACATTACTATATCAGAGTGCATAGGAAAGCAAGTGCAACAACAGACATGGTTGTGACTGTATACTCCATGTgccaagacagcagcagctacaaAGCTATTAGGCTATTTGTACATGATCATGCTACTAGTGGTGCTTCAGCTATTGCTCATAAGATGTAAACATCATAT
This is a stretch of genomic DNA from Acanthopagrus latus isolate v.2019 chromosome 19, fAcaLat1.1, whole genome shotgun sequence. It encodes these proteins:
- the idi1 gene encoding isopentenyl-diphosphate Delta-isomerase 1; protein product: MVRAVWAVLRMVSCEGASVLKSNVPGRAAAAATRLRNNRSAVTDCRRTIFSEARHLQSAIRMPEITTDHLDEKQVKLLAEMCILIDEDDHKIGADTKKNCHLNSNIDKGLLHRAFSVFIFNSEEKLLLQQRSDAKITFPGCFTNTCCSHPLHTESELEEKDAIGVRRAAQRRLKAELGIPMEQVTPDEMTYLTRIHYKAQSDGVWGEHEIDYILFMQKNVELSPDPNEIKSHCYVSKEELKEMLEKAKRKELEITPWFSLIAETFLFKWWDNLQNLKQFMDHNNIHRM